One Chromatiaceae bacterium genomic region harbors:
- the msrB gene encoding peptide-methionine (R)-S-oxide reductase MsrB, translated as MSDTINRTDEEWRARLSPDQYRICREKGTERAFTGQHYANKSPGIYHCAGCGAELFDARHKYDSGSGWPSFWQPLASSPVASERDTSLGMARVEVHCDRCGSHLGHVFEDGPKPTGLRYCINSASLDFEPATDQAGDPPGTLS; from the coding sequence ATGAGCGACACAATCAACAGGACGGACGAGGAATGGCGGGCCCGCCTGAGCCCGGACCAATATCGGATCTGCCGCGAAAAGGGCACCGAGCGGGCCTTTACCGGCCAGCATTACGCTAACAAGTCCCCCGGCATCTACCACTGTGCCGGCTGTGGCGCCGAGTTGTTCGACGCCCGGCACAAATACGACTCCGGTAGTGGCTGGCCCAGCTTCTGGCAGCCCCTGGCCAGCTCCCCCGTGGCCAGCGAGCGGGATACGAGCCTGGGCATGGCGCGGGTCGAGGTCCATTGCGACCGCTGTGGCTCGCACCTGGGCCATGTCTTCGAGGATGGGCCCAAGCCCACCGGCCTGCGTTACTGCATCAACTCCGCATCCCTCGACTTCGAACCCGCCACCGATCAGGCTGGCGACCCCCCGGGAACCCTGTCTTGA
- the psd gene encoding phosphatidylserine decarboxylase (Phosphatidylserine decarboxylase is synthesized as a single chain precursor. Generation of the pyruvoyl active site from a Ser is coupled to cleavage of a Gly-Ser bond between the larger (beta) and smaller (alpha chains). It is an integral membrane protein.), protein MNDLPPTWSDRLFVGLQYLLPQHLLSALMYRLARIRWRPLSAPLIRVFARHFQVDMTEALQPNLAVYPSFNAFFTRVLRPEARPLPAEPQALVSPADGGLSQFGAIKESRLFQAKGLDYALEDLVVDPDWAQRFVGGSFATVYLSPRDYHRVHMPATGRLREMIHVPGRLFSVNRATASLVPRLFARNERVVCLFEGEAGPFAVILVGAIFVGGMETVWAGEVTPARGASPRRRYDEGATVNLVRGAEMGRFNMGSTVILLFPPGAVAWETDLAPGASLRMGQRLGSLNRVGHSRPGGVGKTAPEAPPVAGKTEGRLPSALSTSKGSGPKRSRPASRRRPR, encoded by the coding sequence ATGAATGACTTACCGCCCACCTGGTCCGACCGGCTCTTCGTGGGCTTGCAGTACCTGCTGCCTCAGCACCTGCTCTCGGCCCTCATGTATCGCCTGGCTCGCATTCGCTGGCGCCCCCTGAGCGCGCCCCTCATCCGGGTCTTCGCTCGTCACTTCCAGGTCGATATGACCGAGGCCCTGCAGCCAAACCTGGCGGTCTATCCCAGCTTTAATGCCTTCTTCACCCGCGTCCTGCGGCCGGAGGCCCGCCCGCTACCCGCGGAGCCCCAGGCCCTGGTCAGCCCGGCGGATGGGGGCCTGAGCCAGTTTGGCGCCATCAAGGAGAGCCGCCTCTTCCAGGCTAAGGGGCTGGATTACGCCCTGGAGGACCTGGTGGTTGACCCCGACTGGGCGCAACGTTTCGTGGGCGGCAGCTTCGCCACCGTCTATCTGTCACCCCGCGATTATCACCGGGTCCACATGCCGGCGACGGGGCGGCTGCGGGAGATGATCCACGTCCCCGGGCGCCTCTTCAGCGTCAATCGCGCCACCGCCAGCCTGGTGCCGCGCCTCTTCGCCCGCAACGAACGGGTCGTCTGCCTGTTCGAGGGCGAGGCGGGACCCTTCGCGGTCATTCTGGTCGGCGCCATCTTTGTCGGTGGCATGGAGACGGTCTGGGCCGGCGAGGTGACCCCCGCCCGCGGCGCCTCCCCCCGGCGCCGTTATGACGAAGGCGCGACCGTGAATCTGGTCCGGGGCGCCGAGATGGGCCGGTTCAACATGGGCTCCACCGTCATCCTCCTCTTCCCCCCGGGGGCGGTGGCCTGGGAAACCGATCTAGCCCCAGGCGCCTCGCTGCGGATGGGCCAACGGCTCGGCAGTCTGAATCGGGTCGGTCATTCCCGGCCGGGAGGCGTCGGCAAGACCGCCCCCGAGGCGCCTCCGGTAGCTGGCAAAACGGAGGGCCGCTTGCCCTCGGCCTTGAGCACCTCAAAGGGGTCCGGGCCCAAGCGCTCGCGGCCGGCGTCCCGCAGGCGGCCCAGGTAA
- the trpD gene encoding anthranilate phosphoribosyltransferase translates to MDIKQAIAKVIDRHDLTHPEMTAVMQLIMTGGATPAQIAGFLVALRMKGETVTEITAAASVMRALATPVDLHDFEDAVDIVDGTLDLERPRQGPASLGRVVDIVGTGGDGAGTFNVSTASMFVAAAAGCHVAKHGNRSVSSRSGSADVLEAAGVRLDLTPAQVARCVRDCGVGFMFAPGHHGAMKHAIAPRRELGVRTLFNILGPLTNPAGVTNQVLGVFSEELLIPLAEVLQRLGSHHVMVVHSRDGLDEISIGDNTEVAELKEGEILRFTLRPEDYGLARAPLDAIRVTGPTDSLMLLKAVLDGQPGPARDIVLLNAGAAIYVSGVTDSLTEGVRWAGAAIDSGEALHRFERLVALTQAFA, encoded by the coding sequence GTGGATATCAAGCAGGCGATCGCCAAGGTCATTGACCGCCATGACCTGACGCACCCCGAGATGACCGCCGTCATGCAACTCATCATGACCGGCGGGGCGACCCCGGCGCAGATCGCCGGCTTCCTGGTGGCCCTGCGCATGAAGGGCGAGACGGTCACCGAGATCACCGCCGCCGCCTCCGTCATGCGGGCACTGGCCACGCCGGTGGACCTGCATGACTTCGAGGACGCGGTGGACATCGTCGATGGCACCCTCGACCTGGAGCGGCCGCGCCAGGGGCCCGCCAGCCTGGGCCGGGTGGTGGACATCGTCGGCACGGGCGGTGATGGCGCGGGTACCTTCAACGTCTCCACCGCCAGTATGTTCGTGGCGGCGGCGGCGGGCTGTCACGTGGCCAAGCACGGCAACCGCTCGGTCTCCAGCCGGTCCGGCAGCGCCGACGTCCTGGAGGCGGCGGGCGTCCGGCTGGACCTGACCCCCGCCCAGGTCGCCCGGTGCGTGCGCGACTGCGGGGTCGGCTTCATGTTTGCCCCGGGCCACCATGGCGCCATGAAACACGCCATTGCCCCGCGCCGGGAACTGGGGGTGCGGACCCTCTTCAATATCCTGGGGCCCTTGACCAACCCCGCGGGTGTGACCAATCAGGTCCTCGGCGTCTTCAGCGAGGAGTTGCTGATTCCCCTGGCGGAGGTCCTGCAACGCCTGGGCAGCCATCATGTCATGGTCGTCCATTCCCGCGATGGCCTGGACGAGATCAGCATTGGCGACAACACCGAGGTGGCCGAACTCAAGGAGGGGGAGATCCTGCGCTTCACCCTGCGCCCCGAGGACTATGGCCTGGCGCGCGCTCCCCTGGACGCCATCCGGGTGACCGGTCCCACCGATAGCCTGATGCTGCTCAAGGCCGTCCTGGATGGCCAGCCCGGACCGGCCAGGGATATCGTGCTCCTCAATGCCGGGGCGGCGATCTATGTCTCCGGTGTCACCGACAGCCTGACGGAGGGGGTGCGCTGGGCGGGGGCGGCCATCGACAGCGGCGAGGCCCTCCACCGCTTCGAACGGCTGGTGGCCCTGACCCAAGCCTTTGCCTAA
- the trpC gene encoding indole-3-glycerol phosphate synthase TrpC — MAEIPDILRKIMDRKVVEVAECRQRRPLQALEAEVAGASPPRGFADALWARAASGQPAVIAEIKEASPSKGILRADFHPADIARSYERGGAACLSVLTDVDFFQGCDAYLQEARAACALPVIRKDFILDPYQVLEARVLGADCILLIAACLTDAQMRDLNTLALELGMDVLIEVHDRAELERALPLPGRLIGINNRDLRSFQVSLDTTLGLIDAIPPGRLLVTESGILDRTHVARMRGRGVHAFLVGEAFMRADDPGAELRRLFAEP; from the coding sequence ATGGCCGAGATCCCGGACATCCTCAGGAAGATCATGGACCGCAAGGTGGTGGAAGTGGCCGAGTGCCGCCAGCGCCGGCCCCTTCAAGCCTTGGAGGCGGAGGTGGCGGGTGCCTCTCCACCCCGGGGTTTTGCCGATGCCTTGTGGGCCAGGGCAGCCAGCGGGCAGCCAGCGGTGATTGCCGAGATTAAGGAGGCCTCCCCCAGCAAGGGCATCCTGCGGGCGGATTTCCATCCCGCCGACATCGCCCGAAGCTACGAACGCGGCGGGGCGGCCTGTCTCTCGGTCCTCACCGACGTGGATTTTTTCCAGGGGTGTGACGCCTACCTTCAGGAGGCCCGCGCCGCCTGCGCCCTGCCCGTCATCCGCAAGGACTTCATCCTGGACCCCTACCAGGTCCTGGAGGCCCGGGTCCTGGGGGCGGATTGCATCCTGCTGATCGCCGCCTGCCTGACCGATGCCCAGATGCGGGACCTGAACACCCTGGCGCTGGAACTGGGCATGGATGTCCTGATCGAGGTCCACGACCGGGCGGAACTGGAGCGGGCCCTGCCCCTGCCCGGACGGCTGATCGGCATCAACAACCGCGATCTGCGCAGCTTCCAGGTCAGCCTGGACACCACCCTGGGACTGATCGATGCCATCCCGCCCGGGAGGCTCCTGGTCACCGAGAGCGGTATTCTCGATCGCACCCACGTGGCCCGGATGCGCGGCCGAGGCGTCCATGCCTTCCTGGTCGGGGAGGCCTTTATGCGCGCGGACGACCCCGGGGCGGAATTGCGTCGCCTGTTCGCCGAGCCCTGA
- a CDS encoding LssY C-terminal domain-containing protein: MTEFIQEMLAWISANPHWAYLIIFLVAMTESLAVIGMFIPGAVMMVGAGPPIAAGVLSFWPVMAWAAGGAIVGDGISYWLGHHYRERLRLIWPFSRYPDSLARGERFFEQYGGKSVAFGRFVGPVRAVIPVVAGMMGMDSKRFLAANVLSALAWAPAYIVPGIVLGASLELAAEATARLGILALALILTLWFVFWGVHRLFLFYSPRAGRWVQALLSWADVHPRVGEIARALADPHHPDARALAGLAGLLLLGALAFALMMGLAIDEAPELRLNQMVLNLALSLHTPGANHLMVAASRLGDLMVILPLGIAVLVWLLARGQRRQAGYWIAALAFGLLAPPLLKWLLQVPRPDIGLVGLSSWAFPSGHVLRATVTYGFLAVGLAGAGTMPQAWRWLPYALAAILATAVAISSVYLGAHWLTDVIGGLALGLAWIAALGLSFRRHTRPAPSWHGLAALSSAALILAYGGASLSFHAADLDRYQPKPESISLSEAQWLAQEWRQLPQWREDIQGMNGHPLNLQYAGDPQILTQALAAQGWQAADTLSFENALRLLSPSLPLMELPLIPHVHDGHHEALGLVKQEGEKGRLVLRLWATPYLIDGRQPLWVGNVTDQHKRLILNLLAIPATGKDPTAALSAAAPDFAALNPQRPPADGPWLLEGMD; the protein is encoded by the coding sequence ATGACGGAATTCATTCAGGAGATGCTAGCCTGGATTTCGGCTAATCCCCATTGGGCTTATCTGATCATCTTCCTGGTCGCCATGACCGAATCCCTGGCGGTGATCGGCATGTTCATTCCCGGCGCCGTCATGATGGTGGGGGCCGGACCGCCGATTGCCGCCGGGGTGCTCAGCTTCTGGCCCGTGATGGCCTGGGCCGCGGGCGGGGCCATCGTGGGCGACGGCATCAGCTATTGGCTTGGGCATCATTACCGGGAGCGGTTGCGCCTCATCTGGCCCTTCTCCCGCTACCCGGACAGCCTGGCCCGGGGTGAGCGCTTCTTCGAACAGTACGGCGGTAAGAGCGTGGCCTTTGGCCGCTTCGTGGGGCCGGTCCGGGCGGTGATCCCGGTGGTGGCGGGCATGATGGGCATGGATTCCAAGCGCTTCCTGGCCGCCAACGTCCTCTCCGCCCTCGCCTGGGCGCCGGCCTATATCGTGCCCGGCATCGTCCTGGGCGCCTCGCTGGAACTGGCGGCGGAGGCGACGGCGCGACTGGGCATCCTTGCCCTGGCCCTGATCCTGACCCTGTGGTTCGTCTTCTGGGGCGTGCATCGCCTCTTTCTGTTCTACAGCCCTCGGGCCGGGCGCTGGGTCCAGGCCCTGCTGAGCTGGGCGGACGTCCATCCCCGTGTCGGCGAGATCGCCCGCGCCCTGGCGGACCCCCATCATCCCGACGCCCGCGCCCTGGCGGGTCTGGCCGGGCTCCTGCTGTTGGGGGCCCTCGCCTTCGCGCTCATGATGGGCCTGGCCATCGACGAGGCCCCGGAACTGCGTCTCAACCAGATGGTGCTGAATCTGGCGCTGAGCCTGCACACACCCGGCGCGAATCACCTCATGGTCGCCGCCAGCCGTCTGGGGGACCTGATGGTCATCCTGCCCCTGGGGATCGCCGTCCTCGTCTGGCTGTTGGCGCGGGGCCAACGGCGGCAGGCCGGCTACTGGATCGCCGCCCTCGCCTTCGGCCTGCTGGCCCCGCCCCTGCTCAAGTGGCTGCTCCAGGTCCCGCGCCCGGACATCGGCCTCGTCGGGCTCTCGTCCTGGGCCTTTCCCAGCGGCCACGTGCTCCGCGCCACCGTCACCTACGGCTTTCTCGCCGTCGGCCTGGCCGGGGCGGGGACCATGCCCCAGGCCTGGCGCTGGCTCCCCTACGCCCTTGCTGCCATACTGGCTACGGCGGTGGCTATTTCCAGCGTCTATTTGGGTGCCCACTGGCTCACGGATGTCATCGGCGGCCTGGCCCTGGGCCTGGCGTGGATCGCCGCCCTGGGGCTCTCCTTCCGCCGCCACACCCGGCCGGCACCCTCCTGGCATGGACTGGCCGCCCTGTCCAGCGCCGCCCTGATCCTGGCCTATGGCGGGGCCAGCCTGAGTTTCCATGCCGCCGACCTGGACCGCTATCAGCCTAAACCCGAGAGCATCAGCCTCTCCGAGGCCCAATGGCTGGCCCAGGAGTGGCGGCAGCTTCCCCAATGGCGCGAAGACATCCAGGGCATGAATGGGCACCCCCTGAACCTGCAATACGCCGGCGACCCCCAGATCCTGACCCAGGCCCTGGCGGCCCAGGGTTGGCAAGCGGCCGATACCCTCTCCTTCGAGAATGCCCTCCGGCTCCTATCGCCTTCACTGCCCCTGATGGAGCTGCCGCTCATTCCCCACGTCCATGACGGCCATCACGAAGCCCTGGGCCTGGTCAAGCAGGAGGGCGAGAAGGGCCGCCTGGTGCTGAGACTCTGGGCCACGCCCTACCTCATCGACGGCCGCCAGCCCCTCTGGGTCGGGAATGTCACCGACCAGCACAAGCGCCTGATCCTCAATCTGCTGGCCATCCCCGCGACGGGCAAGGACCCGACCGCGGCCTTGAGCGCCGCCGCGCCGGACTTCGCGGCGCTGAACCCGCAACGACCCCCGGCGGATGGTCCCTGGCTGTTGGAGGGGATGGATTGA
- the lnt gene encoding apolipoprotein N-acyltransferase: MTPAQLSAPGTLYLRTPLAALLAAGAGALAVLAFPPFGLSPALVVALAVLLGLLSGRRPGEGLLIGWAFGIGLLGFGVFWIRISLDEFGNMGTWLAHALTLLFILAMALYHGLLGGLTAWLARPRPVSTATQADPRPQALAVVQDWAVPLLAFPALWVLLEWLRGWFLTGFPWLNAGDSQVDGPLAGFVPLVGVHGVSLLIALSAGLLWGLTVWRGRARLGATLALTLIWLAGLGLGRLEWTQPAGAPIRAAVLQANIPQSLKWNEESLFPTLRAYVELTREAFGNAVIVWPETAIPEFLDRVRKPLLEPLAEEARQEGAQLVIGLPVLDHERQTYYNGLISLGKGDEDLYRKRHLVPFGEFMPLRSLLGPLAKAFQVPMSDFSSGEAERPLLQVGPHRVGVSICYEDAFAAEVVQALPDAAYLINVSNDAWFGDSLAPHQHLGIARMRALENGRPLLRATNTGISAIIDHRGQVQGTVPAFERGLFSAEIQPRAGLTPFARWGNGLAIGLAWALLGLALIRVLGARRRP, translated from the coding sequence TTGACACCCGCCCAATTATCGGCACCCGGGACGCTTTATCTCCGCACCCCGCTGGCGGCCCTCCTGGCCGCCGGGGCCGGCGCCCTGGCGGTACTGGCCTTCCCGCCCTTTGGGCTCTCCCCGGCGCTGGTGGTCGCACTGGCGGTGCTTCTGGGTCTGCTGTCGGGCCGGCGGCCAGGTGAGGGCCTGCTCATCGGCTGGGCCTTTGGTATCGGCCTGCTGGGTTTTGGCGTCTTCTGGATTCGCATCAGCCTGGACGAATTTGGCAACATGGGGACCTGGCTGGCCCATGCCCTGACCCTGCTCTTCATCCTGGCCATGGCCCTTTACCATGGACTCCTCGGCGGCTTGACCGCCTGGCTGGCTCGCCCGCGCCCGGTCTCGACCGCTACCCAGGCCGATCCCCGACCGCAGGCCCTAGCGGTCGTCCAGGACTGGGCGGTTCCCCTCCTGGCCTTTCCCGCCCTCTGGGTCCTGCTGGAGTGGCTTCGGGGCTGGTTCCTGACCGGGTTTCCCTGGCTCAACGCCGGCGACTCCCAGGTCGATGGCCCCCTGGCGGGCTTTGTCCCCCTCGTCGGTGTCCATGGCGTCAGCCTGCTGATCGCCCTGTCCGCCGGCCTCCTTTGGGGCCTGACGGTCTGGCGGGGCCGTGCCCGCCTGGGCGCCACCCTCGCGCTCACCCTCATCTGGCTCGCCGGGCTGGGCCTGGGGCGCCTGGAATGGACCCAGCCCGCGGGCGCGCCCATCCGCGCCGCCGTCCTCCAGGCCAACATTCCCCAGTCCCTCAAGTGGAACGAGGAATCCCTCTTTCCCACCCTGCGCGCCTATGTGGAGTTGACCCGCGAGGCCTTCGGCAACGCGGTCATCGTCTGGCCAGAGACGGCCATCCCGGAATTTCTCGACCGGGTACGCAAGCCCCTGCTGGAGCCCCTGGCCGAGGAGGCGCGGCAGGAGGGGGCCCAACTCGTCATCGGCCTGCCGGTGCTGGATCACGAGCGCCAGACCTACTACAACGGCCTCATCAGTCTGGGCAAGGGCGACGAGGACCTCTACCGGAAGCGCCACCTGGTGCCCTTTGGCGAGTTCATGCCGCTACGCTCCCTCCTGGGGCCCCTGGCCAAGGCCTTCCAGGTCCCCATGTCGGACTTCAGCTCCGGGGAGGCCGAGCGGCCGCTGCTCCAGGTTGGCCCCCATCGCGTCGGGGTCTCCATCTGCTACGAGGACGCCTTCGCCGCCGAGGTGGTCCAGGCCCTGCCGGACGCGGCCTACCTGATCAACGTCAGCAACGACGCCTGGTTCGGCGACTCCCTCGCGCCCCATCAGCACCTGGGCATTGCCCGCATGCGAGCCCTGGAGAACGGTCGCCCCCTGCTGCGCGCCACCAACACCGGCATCTCCGCCATTATCGATCACCGGGGCCAGGTCCAGGGGACGGTGCCCGCCTTCGAGCGCGGCCTCTTCAGCGCCGAGATCCAACCCCGCGCCGGGCTCACCCCCTTCGCCCGTTGGGGCAATGGTCTGGCCATCGGTCTGGCCTGGGCCCTGCTGGGTTTGGCCCTGATTCGGGTATTAGGGGCGAGGCGCCGACCTTGA
- a CDS encoding OsmC family protein gives MKARVKWLDGVTMVGESPSGHALVMDGPPDHGGRNLGPRPMELLLLGMGGCTEFDVLSILRKARQEVTGCEVELAAERAEEDPKVFTRIHVHFVLTGRNLSEKHVERAIALSAEKYCSASIMLGATAQLTHDFEIRAA, from the coding sequence ATGAAAGCACGCGTTAAATGGCTGGATGGGGTGACCATGGTCGGGGAATCGCCCAGCGGCCATGCCCTGGTCATGGATGGTCCACCCGATCATGGTGGCCGCAATCTGGGCCCTCGGCCCATGGAACTGCTTTTGCTCGGCATGGGGGGCTGCACCGAGTTCGATGTCCTCTCCATCCTGCGCAAGGCCCGTCAGGAAGTGACCGGCTGCGAGGTGGAACTGGCGGCCGAACGGGCCGAGGAGGACCCCAAGGTCTTCACCCGCATCCACGTCCACTTTGTCCTGACCGGCAGGAATCTGAGCGAAAAACACGTCGAGCGGGCCATCGCCCTGAGCGCCGAGAAATATTGCTCCGCCTCCATCATGCTGGGGGCAACCGCCCAGCTTACCCATGACTTCGAAATCCGCGCGGCCTGA
- a CDS encoding aminodeoxychorismate/anthranilate synthase component II, protein MLLMIDNYDSFTYNLVQYLGELGVEVRVYRNDEIDLAGVAALGPERIVVSPGPCTPMEAGISVPLIRAFAGRVPILGVCLGHQSIGHAFGGQVVKARQVMHGKTSPIHHADTGVFSGLDQPFQATRYHSLVVEAATLPACLEVTAWTLTPAGERDEIMGLRHRELPVQGVQFHPESILTQQGHELLRNFLEDR, encoded by the coding sequence ATGCTGCTAATGATCGATAACTACGATTCCTTTACCTACAACCTGGTTCAGTATCTGGGGGAGCTGGGGGTCGAGGTACGGGTTTATCGTAACGACGAGATCGACCTGGCGGGCGTGGCGGCCCTGGGACCGGAGCGCATCGTGGTTTCCCCGGGGCCCTGCACGCCGATGGAGGCGGGCATTTCGGTGCCGCTGATCCGCGCGTTCGCCGGGCGGGTGCCCATCCTGGGCGTCTGCCTGGGGCATCAGTCCATCGGCCATGCCTTTGGGGGCCAGGTCGTCAAGGCGCGCCAGGTCATGCACGGCAAGACCTCCCCCATCCATCATGCCGATACGGGGGTCTTTTCCGGGCTCGACCAGCCCTTCCAGGCCACGCGCTATCACTCCCTGGTGGTGGAGGCCGCGACCCTGCCCGCCTGCCTGGAGGTGACGGCCTGGACCCTTACCCCGGCGGGCGAGCGCGACGAGATCATGGGCTTGCGCCATCGCGAACTGCCGGTTCAGGGGGTGCAATTCCATCCGGAATCCATTCTCACCCAGCAAGGCCATGAGTTACTCCGCAATTTCCTGGAAGATCGGTAA
- the mpl gene encoding UDP-N-acetylmuramate:L-alanyl-gamma-D-glutamyl-meso-diaminopimelate ligase produces MHLHILGICGTFMGGIALLARALGHRVTGSDANVYPPMSTQLEAAGIGLMEGYAASHLDPAPDLVVVGNAMKRGLPVVEYLLDRGLPYVSGPEWLKVNLLRDRWVLAVAGTHGKTTASSMLAWVLDYAGLNPGFLIGGVPRDFGLSARLGAAPFFVVEADEYDTAFFDKRSKFVHYLPRTLILNNLEFDHADIFDDLAMIQRQFHHLVRIVPGSGLIIHPQGEAALDQVLAMGCWTPREAVGAEGDWSATLLAPDGSRFRVHHQGRDRGEVNWSQTGHHNVANALAVLAAARHAGVPLALGLEALNRFQGVKRRMELRGVARGIPVYDDFAHHPTAIATTLEGLRRHAEAGGVGGRILAVLEPRSNTMRLGVHNATLAASLETADQVFVFAPPDLGWDADSVFAPLGARAAIYSRIEDIVAAIAHQGRTGDQVLVMSNGGFQGIHERLLAALDAGH; encoded by the coding sequence ATGCACCTGCACATCCTCGGTATCTGCGGCACCTTCATGGGCGGTATCGCCCTGCTGGCGCGCGCCCTTGGCCATCGCGTCACGGGTTCCGACGCCAACGTCTATCCCCCCATGAGCACCCAACTGGAGGCGGCGGGCATTGGTCTCATGGAGGGTTACGCCGCCAGCCATCTTGATCCTGCGCCGGACCTGGTGGTGGTGGGCAATGCCATGAAGCGCGGTCTGCCCGTGGTCGAATACCTGCTCGACCGGGGTCTGCCCTATGTCTCGGGGCCGGAATGGCTCAAGGTGAATCTGCTGCGGGACCGCTGGGTCCTGGCGGTGGCCGGGACTCATGGCAAGACCACCGCATCAAGCATGTTGGCCTGGGTCCTGGACTACGCCGGGCTCAACCCCGGCTTCCTCATCGGCGGCGTGCCCCGGGATTTCGGCCTCTCCGCCCGCCTGGGCGCGGCCCCTTTCTTCGTGGTGGAGGCGGATGAGTACGACACCGCCTTTTTCGACAAGCGCTCCAAGTTCGTCCACTACCTGCCGCGGACCCTCATCCTCAATAATCTGGAATTCGACCACGCCGACATCTTCGACGACCTGGCCATGATCCAGCGCCAGTTCCATCACCTGGTGCGCATCGTGCCGGGCAGCGGTCTCATCATCCACCCCCAGGGGGAGGCGGCCCTGGATCAGGTCCTGGCCATGGGCTGCTGGACCCCGCGGGAAGCGGTAGGGGCGGAGGGCGACTGGTCGGCGACCTTGCTGGCGCCGGATGGCTCGCGGTTCAGGGTGCATCACCAGGGGCGCGACAGAGGCGAGGTGAACTGGAGTCAGACGGGCCACCACAATGTCGCCAACGCCCTGGCCGTCCTTGCCGCCGCCCGCCATGCGGGGGTGCCCCTGGCCTTGGGGCTGGAGGCCCTGAATCGCTTCCAGGGGGTCAAGCGCCGTATGGAACTGCGCGGCGTGGCCCGGGGCATCCCTGTCTATGACGACTTTGCCCATCACCCCACCGCCATCGCCACCACCCTGGAGGGCCTGCGCCGCCACGCCGAGGCGGGAGGGGTGGGGGGGCGCATCCTCGCCGTCCTGGAACCCCGTTCCAATACCATGCGCCTAGGCGTCCACAATGCCACCCTGGCCGCCTCGCTGGAGACCGCGGACCAGGTCTTTGTCTTTGCCCCGCCCGATCTCGGCTGGGATGCCGACTCTGTCTTTGCCCCCCTGGGGGCACGGGCGGCGATTTACTCCCGGATCGAGGACATCGTCGCCGCTATCGCCCACCAAGGCCGGACAGGGGACCAGGTGCTGGTCATGAGCAATGGCGGCTTCCAGGGCATTCATGAGCGCCTGTTGGCGGCCCTTGATGCCGGCCACTGA
- a CDS encoding protein disulfide oxidoreductase encodes MPATDPGQPRARSPRWRGWLVNIGLALLILGGVQWWQARPLAKGEAPPLAGLDQTGAWVDLRDLRGEPVLVHFWASWCPVCRAMDGFVDAIARDHRVLTVALQSGEAGEIMSYLQAADLDFPVVPDPDGAIARRWGVGGVPASFVIDPEGRIASATVGLSTEPGLRLRLWAAKGEEAPPR; translated from the coding sequence ATGCCGGCCACTGACCCTGGCCAGCCCCGGGCCAGGTCCCCGCGTTGGCGTGGGTGGCTGGTCAATATCGGCCTGGCGCTCCTGATCCTGGGCGGTGTCCAGTGGTGGCAGGCCAGACCCCTGGCCAAGGGGGAGGCGCCCCCTCTCGCTGGCCTGGATCAGACCGGGGCCTGGGTGGATCTGCGGGACTTACGGGGCGAGCCGGTCCTGGTGCATTTTTGGGCGAGCTGGTGCCCGGTCTGTCGCGCCATGGACGGCTTTGTCGATGCCATTGCCCGGGATCATCGGGTGCTGACCGTCGCCCTGCAATCCGGGGAGGCGGGCGAGATTATGTCCTACCTCCAGGCGGCGGACCTGGATTTTCCCGTGGTGCCAGATCCCGATGGGGCTATCGCCCGCCGCTGGGGTGTGGGCGGGGTGCCAGCGAGCTTCGTAATCGACCCCGAGGGTCGGATCGCCTCCGCCACCGTCGGCCTGAGCACCGAGCCCGGACTCAGGTTGCGGCTCTGGGCGGCCAAGGGTGAGGAGGCGCCTCCCCGGTAA